The following are encoded in a window of Dysidea avara chromosome 4, odDysAvar1.4, whole genome shotgun sequence genomic DNA:
- the LOC136252346 gene encoding TNF receptor-associated factor 4-like translates to MCTNKERGCEWQGELNDINNHLGNSDGCQFEDVKCSNECGKMLQRQYLTCHVETECPHRKVDCQYCHITGEHQFIEGEHKEQCPKLPSPCPNKCEVGSVPREDMEAHRKECPFEMVKCSMKCGKMFQQQYLTNHIETECSCRKVDCHYCHITGEHQFIEGGHKEQCPKLPIPCPNKCQVGNLPREDMKKHRNECLLEIEQCLNECGITLQHQYLFDHAKKECPRRKVNCQYCHITGEHQFIEGKHKEQCLKFPLPCPNRCEVGNVSCEDIEAHRKECPFEVVQCKYHNIGCEDKMMNKDLAIHENKNVHNHLAMMKKQLEAVQSRCAKLEAVISSTIIHDIFSNNLTRWSFQLIMMETSNSSLMPLTTKFPILKRGSTRWYSDLFYTHEKGYKMCLAVYSAGFGKGKGTHLSVFLYLMKGPHDDELTWPLRGKFEVKLLNQISDCEHYSKTVTYDDRAPNDSAGRVTNGDRATGWGCTWFIFNNDLHKITPTCQYLKDECIFLQVSELYAFWNNNIQSSFSLYRTTFKV, encoded by the coding sequence ATGTGTACTAACAAGGAGAGaggttgtgagtggcagggtgaactgAATGATATCAACAATCACCTTGGAAATAGTGATGGTTGTCAGTTTGAGGATGTGaagtgttccaatgagtgtgggaAGATGTTACAACGACAATATCTGACCTGTCATGTTGAGACTGAGTGTCCACATCgtaaggttgactgtcagtattgccacattacaggagaacatcagtttattgagggagagcacaaggaacagtgtcccAAGCTTCCTTCACcctgtcccaacaagtgtgaggTAGGGAGTGTCCCTCGTGAAGACATGGAAGCACACAGGAAGGAATGTCCTTTTGAGATGGTGAAATGCTCCATGAAATGTGGGAAGATGTTTCAACAACAATATTTGACCAACCACATTGAGACTGAGTGTTCATGTCGTAAGGTTGACTGTCATTACtgccacattacaggagaacatcagtttattgagggaGGACACAAGGAACAGTGCCCCAAGCTTCCCATACCCTGTCCCAACAAGTGTCAGGTAGGAAATCTCCCTCGTGAAGATATGAAGAAGCATAGGAATGAATGTCTATTGGAAATTGAGCAGTGTTTAAATGAATGTGGAATAACCTTGCAGCATCAATATCTATTTGATCATGCTAAGAAGGAATGTCCACGTCGTAAGGTTAACTGTCAGTACtgccacattacaggagaacatcagtttattgagggaaaacacaaggaacagtgtcTCAAATTTCCCCTACCTTGTCCCAACAGGTGTGAGGTAGGGAACGTCTCTTGTGAAGACATAGAAGCACACAGAAAGGAGTGTCCTTTTGAAGTGGTCCAGTGCAAGTATCACAATATAGGGTGTGAGGACAAGATGATGAATAAAGACTTGGCGATCCATGAAAACAAGAATGTACATAATCATTTAGCAATGATGAAAAAACAACTTGAGGCTGTCCAAAGTAGATGTGCCAAATTAGAGGCTGTGATATCTAGCACTATTATCCATGACATTTTCAGTAATAATTTGACACGATGGTCTTTTCAGCTAATAATGATGGAGACATCAAACTCTAGCCTAATGCCGTTGACAACCAAATTTCCTATTTTAAAAAGAGGCAGCACTAGATGGTACAGTGACCTTTTCTACACTCATGAAAAGGGATACAAGATGTGCCTTGCTGTTTACTCTGCTGGTTTTGGTAAAGGTAAAGGTACTCACTTGTCAGTGTTCCTGTACCTGATGAAGGGTCCACATGATGATGAGCTAACATGGCCACTGAGGGGAAAGTTTGAAGTGAAACTGTTGAACCAGATCAGTGACTGTGAACATTATTCAAAGACAGTGACCTATGATGATCGTGCCCCTAATGATTCTGCTGGTAGAGTTACTAATGGTGACAGAGCAACTGGTTGGGGATGTACATGGTTCATTTTCAACAATGACCTCCACAAGATCACTCCCACATGTCAATATCTGAAAGATGAGTGTATCTTCCTTCAAGTTAGTGAACTATATGCATTTTGGAACAACAACATACAGAGTAGCTTTAGCCTCTATAGGACCACATTCAAAGTTTAA